In one Elephas maximus indicus isolate mEleMax1 chromosome 9, mEleMax1 primary haplotype, whole genome shotgun sequence genomic region, the following are encoded:
- the LOC126083436 gene encoding olfactory receptor 1J4-like, translating into MSPENQSSVPEFLLLGLPIGAEQQAMFFTLFLSMYLTTVLGNLLIILLIRLDSRFHTPMYFFLSHLAFSDVSFSSVTVPKLLINMHTLDQSISYVGCISQMYFFILFVCLDNFLLAVMAYDRFVAICHPLHYTTIMREELCVLLVVGSWFFSCVHALLHTLLLSHLSFCADNTIPHFFCDLTVLLKLTCSDISLNELVIVTEGGVLALLALSVILGSYVSIGATILKVPSTKRICKALSTCGSHLFVVFLYYGTLAIIYFFPSSNNSKIKDIIASAMYSVVTPMLNPFIYSLRNRDMKLALRMLYRGGIIFAK; encoded by the coding sequence ATGAGCCCCGAGAATCAGAGCAGTGTACCTGAATTCCTCCTTCTGGGGCTCCCCATCGGGGCGGAGCAGCAGGCCATGTTTTTCACCCTGTTCCTGAGCATGTACCTCACCACCGTGCTGGGGAACCTGCTCATAATCCTGCTCATCAGGCTGGACTCTCGattccacactcccatgtactttttcctcagccactTGGCCTTTTCTGATGTCTCTTTCTCATCTGTCACTGTCCCAAAGTTGTTGATAAACATGCATACTCTAGATCAGTCTATCTCCTATGTAGGGTGCATTTCACAGATGTATTTTTTCATACTTTTTGTTTGTCTTGACAATTTTCTTCTCGCAGTGATGGCATATGACAggtttgtggccatctgtcacccatTGCACTACACCACCATCATGAGGGAAGAGCTGTGTGTCTTATTGGTGGTTGGGTCCTGGTTTTTCTCTTGTGTCCATGCCCTGTTACACACCCTTCTCCTGTCCCACTTGTCCTTCTGTGCTGACAACACCATCccccacttcttctgtgacctcACTGTCCTCCTTAAGCTGACCTGCTCAGATATCTCCCTCAATGAGCTAGTTATTGTCACTGAGGGGGGAGTGCTTGCCCTCCTGGCATTGAGTGTTATTTTGGGGTCTTATGTCAGCATTGGGGCCACCATCCTGAAGGTCCCCTCCACCAAGAGGATCTGCAAAGCCTTGTCCACCTGTGGCTCCCACCTCTTCGTGGTGTTTCTGTATTATGGGACTCTTGCAATTATTTACTTCTTTCCTTCATCAAACAATTCCAAAATCAAGGACATAATTGCTTCAGCTATGTATTCAGTGGTTACCCCCATGCTCAACCCCTTCATCTATAGCCTGAGGAACAGAGACATGAAATTGGCTCTGAGGATGCTTTACAGAGGGGGGATTATTTTTGCCAAGTGA